CGTTCCGGGGCTTCGCCCGCTACTTCCTGCTGGTGCAGGACATCGTGCAGGCGGTTCAGGCCAAGCCCCGCATCTGCGGCCGCGGCAGCGGCGCGGCCTCCCTGGTGAGCTATGCCCTGCACCTGAGCAATGTGGATCCCGTGGCCACCAACCTCATGTTCGAGCGCTTCCTCACGAAGGAGCGGACGGATCCCCCTGACATGGACATCGATTTCGCCTGGGATGAGCGCGAAGCCATCATTCAGGCCGTGTTCGAACGCTACGGCCGCGATCGGGTGGCCATGGTCTCCAACCACGCCTACTTCAAGGCCAAGGGCGCGTTGCGGGCCGTGGCCCAGGCCCACGGGCGGCCCGACCATGAACTGAAACAGCTGGCCCGCTACGTGCGCGGCTGGGAGGGCGGCCTCGCGCGCGCCGCCGAGAATCCCACTTGGGATGCGATCCTGCGCCAGGCTGCGGCTCTGGAAGGCCACTTCCACCAGTTCTCTGTGCATCCCGGCGGCACCATCGTGACGCCTGGTCCCATGTGGGAGCACGCGGCCTTCCAGCCCGCGCCCGCCAAGGAGGGCGTCTCCACCACCACCTGGGACAAGGATGGCGTGGAGAACTACGGGCTGGTGAAGATCGACCTGCTGGGGAACCGCAGTCTGGCGGTGATCCGCGATGCCTACGCAGTGATGGGGGATCGTGTGCCAAAGGATCCCGGCACCCACTCGCGCGAGGACCCTGCCACGCAGGAGCTGCTGAAGTGCGGTGACAGCATCGGCGTCTTCTATGTCGAAAGCCCCGCCACGCGGCAGCTTCAGCAGAGGGTGCAGAAGGGCGATTTCGAGACGCTGGTGATCCACAGCAGCCTCATCCGCCCCGCCGCCTACCGCTGGGTGGACCGCTACGTGAAGCGCAGCCGTGGCGAGGAGGTGTGGCAGCCCAGCGATCCGGTGTTCAACGAGCTGCTGTCTGAGAGCTACGGTGTGCTGGTCTACCAGGAAGACGTCATCAAGGTCTGCGTCGAACTGGCGGGCTGGAGCCACTTCGAGGCCGACCAGCTGCGCAAGCTGCTGGGCAAGCCGGACTGCGAACGGAAGCTGCCCTTCTTCGAGGCGCGCTTCCGGCGCGGCTGCGCTGGGCGCGGCGTACGGGCCGCTACGGTGGATGAATCCTGGGACATGATCCGCACCTTCCAGGGCTATTCCTTCTGCAAACCGCACTCCGCCAGTTACGCTCAGGTAAGCTTCGAGAGCGCCTGGATCAAAGCGCACCACCCGGCGGTGTTCTTCGCCTCAGTGATCACCAACCAGGGCGGCTACTACCCGGCCATCGCGTACCTGGGTGATGCGCGCCGTCACCGGCTGGTGGTGCGGGGGCCGGATGCCAATCTCTCGGCGTGGCCCTTCACCGCGGAGGGCGAGCAGGCCCTTCGGGTGGGGCTCATGCAGGTCCACGGAGCCATCAAGCAGGAGGTGGTGGCACTGATCGACGAGCGGGAACGGCACGGTTCCTTCGAGGACCTGGATGATCTGCTGGCCCGCGTGAAGCTCAGCATCACTACCGCCGAGGCCCTTTGCGCCGCCGGGGCCTTCGACCGCTGGGCACCGGACGGCGACCGCACGCGGCTCATGTGGGCGCGGCTGGGCGGGGTGCCGCCGGGCGTGCGCCCCCGGCCTACGGATGTCTTCGACCGCGCCGATCTGGAGATGGCCACCTTGGGGCTCACCTTGGAACTGCACCCCGCGGCCCTTGCCCGGGTGCGCAAGGGCGGCGGGCCCGATCGTGCGTCGGATGTGGGCTACCGTACCAACCTGAACCTGGAGGCACGACGCAGTATGCCGCGTGAAACCTTAGGGCAAGGCCGTCGCCTGCGTTTCTGGGCCCTGGTGGTGGCTGACAAGGAAGTGGGCACCGGGAAGGGCGAACGCATGCAGTTCATCACCTTCGAGGATGACACCGGCCTTTGCGAGGCCGTGGCCTTCCCCGATGCCCTTCGCAAGCGCCAGCGGCCTTTCCGCGTGGGCGATGTCGTCCCCATCAGCGGCCGGATCACCTTGCAGGATGGGCTGCCGGTCCTGGAGGTTCAGTGATGACGCGAGGCTCCGGCGACGAGCCCAAACGCTACTTGGCCTTGGGCTGGCGGTGGAAGGTGATGGGTTCGTCCTTCTCCGTGCCATCCAGTCCCGGTTGATGGTTCGGGATGTAGGTTTCGCTGCGGATGAACGTTTCCGGGGAAACGACCTGGAGCCAGCAGGCGTGCTGGTGAGATCCGCCGGGATCCTGCAGGCCCGTGCCATCCATGAAGCGGAACTGGTAGCGGCCGGTCTTGTCCTTTTCAGTCAGGACCAACCGGGGCTGGTTGCCCTGGGGACAGTAGTGGGTGGCCAGCAGGCGGCTGCCGTCCACCGTGTAGAGGGTCATGGATTCCCGCGTGGCGGACATGGTCCAGGTTTCCACCAGGGCCGTTCCGTTGGCGGTGAGCTTGTAGCTCACCCGCAGAGGACGGTTCGCGGAAGTGCCGCTCCACTCGCCCACCAGGGTAGCCAGATCCCGGAAGGCTTTCTGGGCGAGAGACTCTTCGGCCAAGGCGGAGGCGAAAGGAACCAGCGCGAACAGAAGGGTGGGAAGCATTCGCATGGGGGCTCCAGGCCGTGGGCCTTCAGAGAGAGGTGTGTGGAGTGATTGTTTCATGGTGCCACGGTCCTTCCCGGCAGGTCGCCCCTGATAACCCACCCGTGGCCCCAGACGTGGTTCCCGTCGGGGCTTTTGGGCGCAGCATGCACCCGGAGGTGTTCCATGCGTGGTACTGCGCTTGTCTTCCTTGCGGTTGCCCCCGCGCTCTTCGCCCAGGCTCCGGCGCTCACGCTGCCGGAGGCCAGCCCGCGGGCGCACGTGAGCCAGAAGGTGGGGCTCACGGACATGAACGTGACCTACAACCGCCCCGCAGTGAAGGGGCGGAAGGTTTGGGGCGGCCTCGTGCCCTATGGCCAGGTGTGGCGGGCCGGGGCCAACGAGAACACCGTGGTGAGTTTTTCCACCCCGGTCACCGTGGGGGGAACCACGCTGCCGGCAGGGCGCTACGGTCTGCACATGGTGCCCACCGCCACCGACTGGACGGTGATCTTCAGCGCCCAGTCTCACGGTTGGGGCAGCTATTCCTACGATCCCAAGGAGGACCTGGCCCGGGTGAAGGCGACTCCTGTGCCCACGGAACCCACCGAGCGGCTGGCCTACACCTTCGACGATCCCAGCGAAAAGGGCGTCACCCTGTCCCTGCGCTGGGAGCAACTCCGGGTGCCCATCCCGCTGGAGGTGGACACCCGGGCCGCCGTGGTGGCCAGCCTTCGCGAGCAGCTGAAGGGCCTGCATCAGTTCTTTCCGGAGAGCTGGAGTGGCGCGGCGGGCTGGTGTCTGCGCAATGACGTGAACCTGGAAGAGGCCCGAACCTGGATCGACCGCTCCCTCGCCCTGCGCGAAACCTTCGCGGGACTGCGCATCAAGGCCGCGCTGCTGGAGAAGGCGGGGGATGCCAAGGGCGCCGAGGCCCTGCGAGCGAAGGCCCTGGGCATCGCCACGGAGGCCGAAGTCAATCAACAGGGGTATGCGTTGCTGGCCCAGAACAAGATGGATGAGGCCCTCGTCCTTTTCCAGAAGAACGTCAAGGACCATCCGGATTCCTGGAACGCCTATGACAGCCTCGCCGAGGCCCTCGCCAAGAAGGGCGACAAGGCGCAGGCCGCGGCCAACTACCGCAAGGCCCTGGAGCGCGTGAAGCAGGAGGATCAGCGTGCCCGCATCCGCACCGAGCTGGACAAGCTGAAATAGCCGGAAAGGAATTTTTCCAGGAAGGCCGCTGGGGCATCATGGAGGCCATGCGCTTCCAACCTACCCCCATCCAGGCCAAGGATCAGGCGCTCGCCCGGTTCAAGTGGTACGAGCTCATGGTGCACGTCTTCGTGGTGGTGCTGCTGGTCAGCAACCTCGTGGGCCAGAAGCCCACGGCCATCGGCCCCTTCATCTTCAGCGGCGCCCAGCTGCTCTTCCCCATCACCTACATCTTCGGCGACGTGTTCACGGAGGTGTACGGCTACGGCGCCAGCCGCCGCGCCATCTGGCTGGGTTTCTTCGCCAGCCTGCTCATGGGGGGCTTCGGCCTCTTCATGGTCTGGATTCCTCCTGCGCCCGGCTGGCCTGCAGACCACCAGCGGGCCTTCGAGATCGTGTTCGCCACCGCGGCCCGGGGCATCGTGGCGAGCCTGGCGGCCTTCTGGGTGGGGGAGTTCGTCAACAGCTACGTGATGGCCAAGATGAAGGTGTGGACGAAAGGCCGCGCGCTCTGGAGCCGCACCATCGGCTCCACGGTGGCGGGGCAGGCGGTGGACAGCCTCATCGTGTCCTTCGGCCTCTTCGCCTTCACACTGCCCGTGAAAACGATCCTGATCATGGCGGGCTCGGGCTACCTGGCCAAGGTGATCTACGAGGCCTGCATGACGCCCCTCACCTACCTGGTGGTGAATGGCCTGAAGAAGGTCGAAGGCGTCGACGTGTATGACGAGGGCACCAACTTCAGTCCGTTCGTGAAGGACTAGGGTGTGTTTTCAAAGTCGGAGCCAGGTAAGGACACAGGCAATGGCGACCATGGCGCTGTAGTTGCGCATGGTTTTGTCGTAACGGGTAGCGAGGCTTCGGTATTGTTTGAGCTTCGCGAACAGGTTCTCGACGGCGTGGCGGGCCTTGTAGAAATGCTTATCGAAGGCGGCTGGATCCTTCCTGCATGGATGAGGTGGAACAACTGCCTCTGCTCCAATAGACGCGATCTGATCCCGGCAGGACTTTCCGTCGTAGGCACGATCACCGAGAACAGCCCCGGCCTCCCGGCCCATTAATAGGCTTCCGAGTTGCTTGCTCTCGTGCGACTGGCCTGGTGTCAGCACGAAATCGACGGGGTTGCCGTGGGCATCCCCGATCAGGTGGACTTTGGTCGAGAAACCGCCGCGCGAGCGGCCAAGCCCTTGGATGTAGGTCCCCCTTTTGCACCAGCCGCATGCTGATGGGCGCGGATAACGGTTCCGTCGACCATGACCCATTCGCAATCCGCTTCACCTCGAAGGGCTTCGAGGACCCGCTGCCAGACTCCGCTCCGATTCCACCGATTGAAGCGCGTGAAGACCGTGTTCCAAGGTCCGAAGGATTCAGGCAAATCTCTCCAGGGCGCTCCCGTTCTGTGCTTCCAGAGGATCGCTTCAACGATGGGGCGATTGTCCAGGCGAGGGCGCCCCATTCCACCCTGCTCGCTCGGCAGCAGAGGCTCTAGCTGTAAGTGCCAATCAGGTTGTTCACCCGAGATCTGGGAAGCTGAAAGCGCCAACAAACAGCTTTCTCGGAGCCTCGGGTGAACCTCCACAGTTCAGCAAAGTCTTGCCCCGCCAGTCGAGCATTAATGGTGAAGCGCGTTCTGGAGGAGGACTGGACGGTCCGGGATGCGTCTGAATCCATAGGAATCAGCACGCGCAGGGCCTACCGATGGCTCGCTCGGTTCAAAACAGAGGGTCCGATCGGGCTCCTGGATCGCTCCAGCCAGCCGCATCGCCTGGCGCGAAGCCACGAGCTTGGCCTCGTCGTCGAGGCCGTAGGTCGAAGGCGGCGGGGCCAGGCGGCGATCCAGATTGCCTCGGAACTGGGCGTGCCCCGTTCCACCGTGGGCTTCTGGCTCCGCAAGGCGCGCATCTCCAAGGCTTCGGACCTCCAGCCCAAGGAACCCGACAACCGCTACGAACACGCGGCCCCCGGCGACCTCCTCCACCTGGACACCAAGAAGCTCGCCAACTTCCACGAAGTGGGCCACCGCGCCACAGGCATCCGCCACCACAAGAACCGCGATGCGGGCTACCAGGTGCTCCATGTCTGCTCGGACGACCACTCGCGGGCCTGCTACATGGAAGTGCTCCCGGACGAGAAGAAGGAGACCACTGCCTCATTCCTCCAGAGGGCGCTGTTGCACTTCCAGGCCCGGGGCGTCACCGCCCGCAAGCTGCTGACCGACAACGGCTCGCCCTACCGGTCCAAGGCGTTCAAGGCCATGCGCGAAGCCTTCGGCCTCACGCACAGCCGCACCCGCCCCTACCGCCCACGGACCAACGGCAAGGCCGAGCGCCTCATCCAGACCGCCCTGCGAGAGTGGGCCTACGGTCCCACCTGGCAGAGCTCAGACGAAAGAAACCAGGCGCTCGGCGCCTGGCTCCACTTCTACAATCACCACAGGCCCCACAAGGCCTTAGGTGGTCAGCCCCCTGTTACCCGGCTGGTCAACCTCGTTGGCACCGACATCTAGCCTGGCCCACATTCGTTCAGTCAGAAAAGTTCTCGCCACGCTCTACCTCAACGTCATACCCATGAGGTACCGCAGTTAGGCAATTTGTACAACCCCTTACGTCCATTTGCCTTTCTTGACTTTGAAAACAGGCCCTAGCTGAAGCCGCCTCTGCACAGGCTTCGCGATGGGTCAGGTAGAGGCGCAGGTCGAACTCCAGCTGGAAGTAGTCCGGCTCCATGTGGGTGCAGAGCTGGTAGAAGGCCTTGTTGTGCTCGCGCTCCTTCAGGTGGGCCAGTTCGTGCACGAGGATCATCTTCAGGAAGGGCGCAGGGGCCTCGCGGAAGACGGAAGCCACGCGGATTTCGCGACTGGTCTTGAGCCGGGCGCCCTGCACCCGGGATACCGCCGTCAGGGTGCCCAGGGCCTGGCTCAGCAATGGGAGCTTGGGGTCGTAGATCACCTTGTGAAGTGGTGCGGCGTTCTTCATGAAGCGCTCTTTCAGCGCCATCGCGGCCTGGAAGAGGGCCTTGTCGGTGCGCACCTCGTGCGGCTCCCCGTAGCGGCTGGCGAGGTACGGCCCCAGCTGGCCCAGGGTCAAGAGGTCGCGCACCCGTGCCTGCACAGCCGGGCTGTAGCCTTCCAGGTAGGGCAGAGACGTCTCGCCGATCATGGCGCTTTAAGCAGCCGGATGCCGTCGGCGTCGATGCTGATGCGGCGGGCCTTGTAGAGGGCGCCGAGGGTCTGCTTGAACACCTTCTTGCTGATGCCGAACAGCGTGTAGATCTGCTCGGGGGCGCTCTTGTCGGTCACGGGCAGGAAGCCCCCGCGCCGCTTCAAGGTGTCGAGCAGGGCCTGGGCCACGGCATCCACTTTGGCGTAACCCGGCGCGCTCAGCGAGAGGCTCAGCTTGCGGTCGGCGCGCGGCGCCTTCACCCAGCCGTCCCGAGTCTCGCCGCGGCTCACCTTGCCAAACAGGTCGCTGTCGTGAACCATGCCCCAGTAGCGATGGTTGACGACCACGCGTACGCCAATATCCGTGCGGTCCCCGATCACCAGGCTGACCTGGTCGCCCTCCTTGAATTCGTCAGCCTCGTCCACCAGGAAATCGCTCAGGCGGGTGGAGGCGGCCAGGTGGCCCGCTTCATCCGAGAAGAGGAAGACCAGCACTTTTTGGCCAGGCTTC
This sequence is a window from Geothrix sp. PMB-07. Protein-coding genes within it:
- a CDS encoding IS481 family transposase; this translates as MVKRVLEEDWTVRDASESIGISTRRAYRWLARFKTEGPIGLLDRSSQPHRLARSHELGLVVEAVGRRRRGQAAIQIASELGVPRSTVGFWLRKARISKASDLQPKEPDNRYEHAAPGDLLHLDTKKLANFHEVGHRATGIRHHKNRDAGYQVLHVCSDDHSRACYMEVLPDEKKETTASFLQRALLHFQARGVTARKLLTDNGSPYRSKAFKAMREAFGLTHSRTRPYRPRTNGKAERLIQTALREWAYGPTWQSSDERNQALGAWLHFYNHHRPHKALGGQPPVTRLVNLVGTDI
- a CDS encoding S1 RNA-binding domain-containing protein, encoding MTTLGTLNDLKVLRLESGGAWLDGSPEGPILLPLEQVPPTLEPGQVLRVFAYREDEGRLVAYRRPPMALGGEVCFLKVVSVNPAGAYLDWGLPKPLFMPWKEVKHEVRRLVKPGQKVLVFLFSDEAGHLAASTRLSDFLVDEADEFKEGDQVSLVIGDRTDIGVRVVVNHRYWGMVHDSDLFGKVSRGETRDGWVKAPRADRKLSLSLSAPGYAKVDAVAQALLDTLKRRGGFLPVTDKSAPEQIYTLFGISKKVFKQTLGALYKARRISIDADGIRLLKAP
- a CDS encoding OB-fold nucleic acid binding domain-containing protein, producing MFALGISDFSVGEGVYPAAQLLRVARGLGYRDLVCWDQSLAGYPKLRDTLEWIHKSRELEGLPPDPQWTGFRLHVGSRFTWRGHACGALPHSDAGYAALNRLLSAQAHDAAPGPDIPDLGAPEPPRDCVLLAEDLAGLDALLREGLYAALLAHPCRAQEVRKALAAGLPVVAPQVLRFRTAEGLEMHRLKRAIDRQATLIRTEALWDAADAAVPRSDWEVRFPFCDPAVAKATAAVMERISGWSIHWGKWVMPEPLGQEGADLDALLRERVRAGVTERFRKVDGRILARMEQELELIAFRGFARYFLLVQDIVQAVQAKPRICGRGSGAASLVSYALHLSNVDPVATNLMFERFLTKERTDPPDMDIDFAWDEREAIIQAVFERYGRDRVAMVSNHAYFKAKGALRAVAQAHGRPDHELKQLARYVRGWEGGLARAAENPTWDAILRQAAALEGHFHQFSVHPGGTIVTPGPMWEHAAFQPAPAKEGVSTTTWDKDGVENYGLVKIDLLGNRSLAVIRDAYAVMGDRVPKDPGTHSREDPATQELLKCGDSIGVFYVESPATRQLQQRVQKGDFETLVIHSSLIRPAAYRWVDRYVKRSRGEEVWQPSDPVFNELLSESYGVLVYQEDVIKVCVELAGWSHFEADQLRKLLGKPDCERKLPFFEARFRRGCAGRGVRAATVDESWDMIRTFQGYSFCKPHSASYAQVSFESAWIKAHHPAVFFASVITNQGGYYPAIAYLGDARRHRLVVRGPDANLSAWPFTAEGEQALRVGLMQVHGAIKQEVVALIDERERHGSFEDLDDLLARVKLSITTAEALCAAGAFDRWAPDGDRTRLMWARLGGVPPGVRPRPTDVFDRADLEMATLGLTLELHPAALARVRKGGGPDRASDVGYRTNLNLEARRSMPRETLGQGRRLRFWALVVADKEVGTGKGERMQFITFEDDTGLCEAVAFPDALRKRQRPFRVGDVVPISGRITLQDGLPVLEVQ
- a CDS encoding queuosine precursor transporter; translation: MRFQPTPIQAKDQALARFKWYELMVHVFVVVLLVSNLVGQKPTAIGPFIFSGAQLLFPITYIFGDVFTEVYGYGASRRAIWLGFFASLLMGGFGLFMVWIPPAPGWPADHQRAFEIVFATAARGIVASLAAFWVGEFVNSYVMAKMKVWTKGRALWSRTIGSTVAGQAVDSLIVSFGLFAFTLPVKTILIMAGSGYLAKVIYEACMTPLTYLVVNGLKKVEGVDVYDEGTNFSPFVKD
- a CDS encoding DUF2911 domain-containing protein; the encoded protein is MRGTALVFLAVAPALFAQAPALTLPEASPRAHVSQKVGLTDMNVTYNRPAVKGRKVWGGLVPYGQVWRAGANENTVVSFSTPVTVGGTTLPAGRYGLHMVPTATDWTVIFSAQSHGWGSYSYDPKEDLARVKATPVPTEPTERLAYTFDDPSEKGVTLSLRWEQLRVPIPLEVDTRAAVVASLREQLKGLHQFFPESWSGAAGWCLRNDVNLEEARTWIDRSLALRETFAGLRIKAALLEKAGDAKGAEALRAKALGIATEAEVNQQGYALLAQNKMDEALVLFQKNVKDHPDSWNAYDSLAEALAKKGDKAQAAANYRKALERVKQEDQRARIRTELDKLK
- a CDS encoding IS5 family transposase (programmed frameshift), whose product is MSGEQPDWHLQLEPLLPSEQGGMGRPRLDNRPIVEAILWKHRTGAPWRDLPESFGPWNTVFTRFNRWNRSGVWQRVLEALRGEADCEWVMVDGTVIRAHQHAAGAKGGPTFQGLGRSRGGFSTKVHLIGDAHGNPVDFVLTPGQSHESKQLGSLLMGREAGAVLGDRAYDGKSCRDQIASIGAEAVVPPHPCRKDPAAFDKHFYKARHAVENLFAKLKQYRSLATRYDKTMRNYSAMVAIACVLTWLRL